A DNA window from Vibrio cidicii contains the following coding sequences:
- the zapA gene encoding cell division protein ZapA: protein MSNQAVDVEILGKMTRVSCPAGQEQALVAAAQDLDRRLKEMSERTKVTNETQLLTFAALNICYELNSKFSEENQQQVLLTERMEKLTASIEEALSSVKQGLHR, encoded by the coding sequence ATGAGCAACCAAGCGGTAGACGTTGAAATTCTTGGCAAAATGACCCGTGTCAGCTGTCCGGCAGGGCAAGAACAGGCATTGGTTGCCGCGGCTCAAGATCTCGATCGCCGATTGAAAGAGATGAGTGAACGTACTAAGGTAACTAATGAGACCCAATTGTTGACCTTCGCAGCACTCAACATCTGCTATGAACTCAACAGTAAGTTCAGTGAAGAGAATCAACAACAGGTACTCCTTACTGAACGGATGGAAAAATTGACCGCTTCTATTGAAGAAGCCTTAAGTAGCGTCAAGCAAGGATTGCATCGCTAA
- a CDS encoding DUF1107 domain-containing protein — MRLFKRYTPGMIAKHVSRLFKGRIYIYGVGKFEFDNGKLILPEKADKKHYQTVKEVNQEIMRLRCAYA, encoded by the coding sequence ATGAGACTGTTTAAGCGCTATACGCCGGGTATGATAGCCAAGCATGTAAGTCGTCTTTTTAAGGGAAGAATTTATATCTATGGTGTGGGCAAGTTTGAGTTTGATAACGGAAAACTCATCCTGCCTGAGAAAGCGGATAAAAAACATTATCAGACTGTCAAAGAAGTGAATCAGGAAATCATGCGACTTCGATGCGCCTACGCTTAG
- the rpiA gene encoding ribose-5-phosphate isomerase RpiA — protein sequence MTQDEMKKAAGWAALKYVEKGSIVGVGTGSTVNHFIDALGTMSEEIKGAVSSSVASTEKLEALGIKVFDCNEVASLDIYVDGADEINADREMIKGGGAALTREKIVAAIADKFICIVDGTKAVDVLGSFPLPVEVIPMARSYVARQLVKLGGDPCYREGVITDNGNVILDVYGMKITNPKELESQINGIAGVVTVGLFAHRGADVVITGTPQGAKIEE from the coding sequence ATGACTCAAGATGAAATGAAAAAAGCCGCTGGTTGGGCAGCACTGAAATATGTAGAGAAAGGCAGTATTGTTGGCGTTGGTACTGGCTCAACCGTTAATCACTTCATCGATGCTCTGGGCACCATGAGCGAAGAGATCAAAGGGGCGGTTTCTAGCTCCGTCGCTTCTACCGAGAAACTCGAAGCACTGGGCATTAAAGTGTTTGATTGCAACGAAGTTGCTTCTCTGGATATCTATGTCGACGGCGCTGACGAAATCAACGCCGATCGCGAAATGATCAAAGGCGGTGGCGCCGCGCTCACTCGCGAGAAGATTGTTGCGGCGATTGCCGACAAGTTCATCTGTATTGTTGATGGCACAAAAGCCGTTGACGTACTGGGCAGCTTCCCTCTGCCTGTTGAAGTGATCCCAATGGCTCGCTCTTATGTCGCTCGTCAGCTCGTTAAGCTTGGTGGTGACCCTTGCTACCGCGAAGGTGTTATCACCGACAATGGTAACGTGATCCTCGATGTCTATGGAATGAAGATCACTAACCCTAAAGAGCTAGAGAGCCAAATCAATGGTATTGCTGGCGTGGTCACCGTTGGTTTATTTGCTCATCGTGGTGCCGATGTGGTGATCACGGGTACACCACAAGGGGCGAAAATCGAGGAATAA
- a CDS encoding 5-formyltetrahydrofolate cyclo-ligase, with product MQTLSRQDFRRLIRTKRNALCSDTQYQAALDLIHQFSQLSELPQAQHIALYLSSDGELDTSPLIHWLWQQDKAVYLPVIHPFSQGQLLFLHYTPNTALVYNRYGILEPKLDLRLIQPLAKLDLICTPLVGFDRHGHRLGMGGGYYDRTLSGWFTTGVGAKPIGIAHDCQYVEALPVEAWDIPLPKIVTPSQIWQWEIER from the coding sequence ATGCAGACATTGTCTCGTCAAGATTTTCGCCGCTTAATCCGCACCAAACGCAACGCCCTGTGCAGCGATACTCAATATCAAGCCGCTCTCGATCTTATCCACCAATTTTCTCAGTTAAGCGAGTTGCCGCAAGCGCAGCACATTGCACTCTATCTCTCTTCAGATGGAGAGTTAGATACCTCGCCGCTGATCCACTGGCTGTGGCAACAAGATAAAGCCGTCTATCTGCCGGTCATTCATCCTTTTTCTCAAGGACAATTGCTGTTTTTGCATTACACACCAAATACGGCTTTGGTCTACAACCGCTACGGCATTCTTGAGCCCAAACTCGACCTAAGGCTGATTCAACCACTGGCAAAATTGGATTTGATTTGCACTCCATTAGTTGGCTTTGATCGCCACGGACATCGTCTCGGCATGGGAGGCGGTTATTATGATCGTACGCTCTCGGGCTGGTTTACTACCGGAGTAGGCGCCAAGCCGATCGGCATTGCTCACGATTGCCAATACGTCGAAGCGTTGCCCGTCGAAGCATGGGATATTCCTTTGCCCAAGATCGTGACTCCAAGCCAGATCTGGCAATGGGAAATCGAGCGCTAA
- the ygfZ gene encoding tRNA-modifying protein YgfZ, whose translation MQWKNLFSPLELSSSEALPELAVSLLDNLSLVTITGNDKKSYLQGQVTCDVVSLQADQVVWGGHCDAKGKLWSTFRLFHFQDGYAMLQDQSAVEIELQELKKYAIFSKVEFQISEKVLLGISGIKATDCIDSLSGEAHGPLRVLEHANAVQLTDKQWLLIVEPEAVDSLLAKFNAPLTTHSLWDLYDILQAAPRIPLSAQGEHIPQAVNLQAMGGISFKKGCYTGQETVARAKYRGINKRAMYIVSGDSPLALNAQQPITLERSVGENWRKAGELMHCYQFSDQQALGLMVLPNDLDPETELRLAEQPETRWRILPLPYSLADE comes from the coding sequence ATGCAATGGAAGAATCTGTTCTCCCCCCTCGAATTGAGCAGCAGCGAAGCGTTGCCAGAATTGGCGGTCAGCCTGCTGGACAACCTAAGCCTAGTAACCATCACTGGCAACGACAAAAAATCGTACCTGCAAGGTCAAGTGACTTGCGATGTGGTCTCGCTGCAAGCGGATCAAGTCGTTTGGGGTGGACACTGCGATGCCAAAGGCAAACTTTGGTCAACCTTTCGTCTGTTTCATTTTCAAGATGGCTACGCCATGCTGCAAGACCAATCTGCCGTTGAAATTGAACTGCAAGAGCTGAAAAAATACGCCATTTTTTCCAAAGTTGAATTTCAAATCAGCGAAAAAGTATTACTTGGGATCAGCGGCATCAAAGCAACAGATTGCATTGACTCACTTAGCGGTGAGGCACACGGCCCACTGCGTGTGCTGGAGCATGCTAACGCCGTGCAACTAACGGACAAACAGTGGCTTTTGATCGTTGAACCAGAAGCAGTCGACAGTCTTTTGGCCAAGTTCAATGCCCCTTTGACTACGCATTCGCTCTGGGATTTGTATGACATTCTACAAGCCGCGCCACGCATTCCCCTATCCGCTCAAGGTGAACATATTCCACAAGCGGTCAATCTGCAGGCGATGGGCGGGATAAGCTTTAAGAAAGGCTGTTACACCGGGCAAGAAACCGTCGCTCGTGCCAAATATCGCGGCATCAACAAACGCGCGATGTATATCGTCTCTGGCGACAGTCCGCTCGCTCTGAACGCACAGCAGCCGATTACGCTCGAACGCAGCGTAGGAGAAAACTGGCGTAAAGCGGGTGAGCTAATGCACTGCTATCAATTTAGTGACCAACAAGCGTTAGGCTTGATGGTGTTGCCAAACGACCTCGATCCAGAGACAGAACTTCGCCTCGCAGAGCAGCCTGAGACTCGCTGGCGCATCCTGCCACTGCCCTATTCCCTAGCCGATGAGTGA
- a CDS encoding protein YgfX, whose protein sequence is MSLTTSARYVNLTCFSSRKAHWLSAGVFSLALWALVYSSLPMVTFFPLFTILLQRYQNRDILYPQLLGHLSLSFSGRLKLGQRQWQLAWGNSQFYWWFISLKTASGERFLIWRDSCQEDEYRQLLVVIKQLQMKRELT, encoded by the coding sequence TTGTCGCTCACAACCTCAGCAAGGTACGTTAATCTTACCTGTTTTTCATCTCGTAAAGCCCATTGGCTCAGTGCTGGCGTGTTCAGCCTTGCTTTGTGGGCTTTAGTCTACTCTTCCTTACCGATGGTGACGTTTTTTCCTCTATTCACCATTTTGCTACAGCGTTATCAAAACCGAGACATCCTCTATCCGCAATTGCTGGGTCATCTCTCTTTGTCTTTTTCGGGGCGCTTAAAATTGGGCCAGCGACAATGGCAGCTTGCTTGGGGCAATAGTCAGTTCTATTGGTGGTTTATCAGTTTAAAAACCGCCTCGGGTGAACGGTTTTTGATTTGGCGTGACAGTTGTCAAGAAGACGAATATCGCCAACTGCTGGTCGTCATCAAGCAGCTGCAAATGAAAAGGGAGCTAACGTAG
- the rpoE gene encoding RNA polymerase sigma factor RpoE: MNEQLTDQVLIERVQSGDKQAFNLLVIKYQNKVCNLISRYVSNPGDVPDVAQEAFIKAYRAIPSFRGESAFYTWLYRIAVNTAKNHIVAQSRRPPATDVDAEDAEFYETGNALKEISNPENLTLSNELKQVVFDAINALPEDLKTAMTLRELDGLSYEEIAEVMDCPVGTVRSRIFRAREAVEKKIQPLLQR, translated from the coding sequence ATGAACGAGCAGCTTACCGATCAAGTATTGATTGAGCGAGTTCAGAGTGGCGATAAGCAAGCATTCAACCTCTTGGTGATCAAGTACCAAAATAAAGTATGCAATCTTATTTCCCGATATGTCAGTAATCCTGGCGATGTCCCCGACGTTGCTCAGGAAGCTTTTATTAAAGCTTATCGTGCGATTCCAAGTTTTCGTGGCGAAAGTGCCTTTTATACTTGGCTATATCGAATTGCGGTAAACACTGCTAAGAACCATATTGTTGCGCAGAGTCGTCGTCCGCCTGCCACCGATGTGGATGCTGAAGATGCTGAATTTTATGAAACAGGTAACGCCTTAAAAGAAATATCGAACCCAGAGAACTTAACGTTGTCCAACGAACTGAAACAAGTCGTTTTCGATGCGATTAATGCGTTACCCGAAGATTTGAAAACCGCAATGACTTTGCGCGAGCTAGATGGCTTGAGCTATGAAGAAATTGCAGAAGTGATGGATTGCCCTGTAGGAACGGTACGTTCGCGTATCTTCCGTGCTCGTGAGGCGGTGGAAAAGAAAATTCAACCTCTTTTGCAACGCTAG
- a CDS encoding sigma-E factor negative regulatory protein, which produces MADKEKLSALMDGETVDLALLREIEQDQDSLDSWRHYHLIGDVMRGEGPSQPQWNIAESVALALEDEPVHSAHQQRIVELSQVPRESQPTPREAKKQLPAWLSQFGQVAIAACVSLAVIIGVQQYGGGDSSVPQAEQLPVLQTIPFAGSAEPVSLTRESVEKSMSDASLQEQRKRVHAMLRDYELQLRLNSDSSMLEDEQLKSEIE; this is translated from the coding sequence ATGGCTGATAAAGAAAAGCTTTCGGCACTCATGGATGGTGAAACGGTCGATTTGGCCTTGTTGCGAGAAATCGAGCAAGACCAAGACAGCCTTGACTCTTGGCGTCATTATCATTTGATTGGTGATGTGATGCGTGGAGAAGGACCAAGCCAGCCACAATGGAATATTGCTGAAAGTGTTGCCTTAGCATTGGAAGATGAGCCGGTACATAGCGCTCATCAGCAGCGCATTGTGGAACTGAGCCAAGTTCCACGTGAATCGCAGCCCACTCCGCGAGAAGCGAAAAAGCAACTACCTGCTTGGCTCTCTCAATTTGGTCAGGTGGCGATTGCAGCGTGTGTTTCACTGGCAGTGATCATCGGTGTTCAGCAATATGGCGGCGGTGATTCTAGCGTGCCTCAAGCGGAACAGTTACCTGTCTTGCAAACCATTCCTTTTGCAGGCAGCGCAGAGCCTGTGAGCTTGACGCGCGAATCGGTAGAAAAATCGATGAGTGATGCGTCTTTGCAAGAGCAGCGTAAGCGGGTTCATGCTATGTTACGCGACTACGAGCTCCAGTTAAGATTAAATAGTGATTCATCCATGCTTGAGGATGAGCAACTTAAATCGGAAATTGAATGA
- a CDS encoding SoxR reducing system RseC family protein → MMTALATVTQVTAQQQHFSVELSCEQQTSCNSCASQKSCGTGIVSKAVGKKALAWHLQTQQRLRVGEVVEIGISEQNVLRSALIVYVVPLMALILGAMVGQLLLVPLLGLGEGIVIAASTIGAGLGLLAAKKLARATEQQSAQQVILLRTFGTPIA, encoded by the coding sequence ATGATGACCGCACTGGCGACGGTCACTCAAGTGACCGCTCAGCAACAACATTTTTCAGTTGAACTGAGCTGCGAGCAGCAAACCAGTTGTAATAGCTGCGCCTCACAAAAGAGCTGTGGTACAGGCATTGTCAGTAAAGCGGTCGGAAAAAAAGCGTTAGCGTGGCACCTGCAAACCCAGCAGCGTTTGCGGGTGGGGGAGGTGGTAGAAATCGGTATCTCAGAACAAAACGTGCTGCGCTCGGCATTGATTGTCTATGTTGTCCCTTTAATGGCGTTGATATTGGGCGCCATGGTTGGCCAGTTATTGTTGGTTCCTTTGCTTGGATTGGGTGAAGGGATCGTCATCGCCGCATCGACTATTGGAGCTGGATTGGGCTTGCTGGCGGCGAAAAAACTCGCCCGCGCTACTGAACAGCAAAGCGCACAACAGGTTATTTTGCTGCGAACCTTCGGCACGCCTATTGCCTAA
- a CDS encoding YbaK/EbsC family protein, producing the protein MSDPIATALTQYLQQQQVSYHLLPHQRPATSIEDAAQQRGIRPAQMVKCILLRDMSDRYVLACAPGDRSVDPKKVRALFGYRRMTCVDKAEVAAITGYEIGTVTPLLLKTNMPIVFDSTILSESWVTISSGNLMAGLKLELKNLLSLCQPQLTSICREPSDL; encoded by the coding sequence ATGAGTGATCCCATCGCTACCGCGCTCACGCAGTATCTCCAACAGCAGCAGGTGAGTTATCACCTGCTTCCCCACCAAAGGCCTGCGACCAGCATTGAAGACGCGGCTCAACAAAGAGGGATTCGCCCGGCACAGATGGTAAAATGCATTTTACTGCGAGATATGAGCGACCGCTATGTGTTGGCCTGTGCCCCCGGCGATCGCAGTGTTGATCCGAAAAAAGTTCGCGCACTGTTCGGTTATCGACGTATGACGTGTGTCGACAAAGCCGAAGTGGCCGCAATCACTGGCTATGAGATTGGCACGGTGACACCTTTGCTATTAAAGACCAACATGCCAATCGTGTTCGACTCAACCATCCTAAGCGAGTCATGGGTGACGATCAGCAGCGGCAATTTGATGGCAGGACTCAAACTGGAACTGAAAAATTTACTCTCACTTTGCCAACCACAACTGACTTCCATCTGTCGCGAGCCGAGCGACCTCTGA
- the rseB gene encoding sigma-E factor regulatory protein RseB — translation MKKFLFSVCALFSVMTPQAFASDKPAEALLHQMSEASQNLSYELAYILIKKNSIEPLLYRHANKDDLQYAHLVYLSGPVREVIKRGSEVSYIEPGIEPFTIEAGEMVAPVMPMLGSDIEHLHRYYDYVQVGRAREAGTPSQVIRIVPKDGLRYSYVMWIDEQSKLPLRADLVDRDGEVLEQFRTISYSVNQQIAELMSGLKDVQLPAVLSLPKGAVDQSNWKVSWVPEGFEPNELNRYRLGLTEQMVESQLFSDGLFSFSVYVSEKDAHSLKGQLVRQGRRTLNSAVRGNYEISVVGDIPPTTAQRIIQSVTFSTSQAKAGSQ, via the coding sequence ATGAAGAAATTCCTGTTCAGCGTTTGTGCTCTGTTCAGTGTGATGACTCCTCAAGCCTTTGCTAGCGACAAGCCAGCAGAGGCTTTGTTGCATCAAATGAGCGAAGCCAGCCAAAATTTGAGCTATGAACTAGCTTATATTCTCATCAAAAAGAACAGCATCGAACCTTTGTTGTACCGTCATGCTAACAAAGATGATCTGCAATATGCGCATCTGGTCTATTTAAGTGGTCCGGTACGTGAGGTGATCAAACGGGGCAGTGAAGTCAGTTATATCGAACCGGGCATTGAGCCTTTCACCATCGAAGCCGGAGAGATGGTTGCTCCCGTGATGCCCATGCTTGGCAGCGACATTGAACATCTGCATCGCTACTACGATTACGTTCAAGTGGGCCGAGCACGTGAAGCGGGCACGCCTTCGCAAGTGATCCGAATTGTTCCTAAAGACGGCTTGCGTTATTCCTACGTTATGTGGATTGATGAGCAGAGCAAGTTGCCATTGCGAGCTGATTTGGTCGATCGTGATGGGGAAGTACTTGAGCAGTTTAGAACCATCTCCTATTCCGTTAATCAGCAGATTGCCGAACTGATGAGCGGCTTAAAAGATGTCCAGTTACCGGCAGTACTGAGCTTGCCTAAAGGCGCCGTCGACCAAAGTAATTGGAAAGTCTCTTGGGTACCGGAAGGGTTTGAGCCGAATGAACTCAATCGTTACCGTTTAGGGTTAACGGAACAGATGGTTGAGAGCCAACTGTTTAGCGACGGTTTGTTCAGCTTTTCTGTGTATGTCAGTGAAAAAGATGCTCATTCGCTCAAAGGACAATTGGTGCGCCAAGGGCGCCGTACACTCAATAGTGCAGTGCGTGGAAATTACGAGATCTCCGTGGTGGGTGACATTCCTCCCACCACAGCACAGCGTATTATTCAATCTGTGACTTTCTCTACCTCGCAGGCAAAGGCTGGTTCACAATGA
- a CDS encoding succinate dehydrogenase assembly factor 2, giving the protein MYTTEEKARIKWACRRGMLELDVVIMPFFEECFESLSENEQRDFVSLLESDDPDLFTWIMGHGRSENLGHASMVDKIVAHNLSKVR; this is encoded by the coding sequence ATGTACACTACGGAAGAAAAAGCGCGCATCAAATGGGCTTGTCGTCGCGGCATGCTGGAGCTGGATGTGGTGATCATGCCTTTTTTTGAAGAGTGCTTTGAAAGCCTAAGTGAAAACGAACAGCGCGATTTTGTGTCGCTGTTGGAAAGCGATGATCCGGATTTGTTTACTTGGATCATGGGCCACGGACGCAGTGAGAACTTGGGGCATGCCTCAATGGTCGATAAAATTGTCGCTCACAACCTCAGCAAGGTACGTTAA
- the ubiH gene encoding 2-octaprenyl-6-methoxyphenyl hydroxylase codes for MAQYDVVIAGGAMAGATLALAIAHLSGNRLRVAVVEPHAVETQSHPGFDSRSIALSFGTVTLLKRFALWDEMLPFATPIRHIHVSDRSHAGMTDIGVQEVGEEALGYVVELADVGRFYQQRLQHHPSIDVYLPDAVIDVQRDSQQVHLTLQSGQSLTSRLLVAADGAVSSCCEQLGLALQKHDFQQTAIIANIVTQELHLGRAFERFTEHGPLALLPMSDNRMSLVWCLPPQEAARVMALPDSEFLGQLQQAFGWRLGAFKRVGQRASYPLVLHHRTQNISHRFAVVGNAAQTLHPIAGQGFNLGIRDVASLAEEIVSSEQDVGDYPTLMRFKQRRAADRRNTIQMTSALVHVFSNDYLSLRLGRNLGLGLMDNLSLLKQPLLRQTLGLVSR; via the coding sequence ATGGCGCAGTATGATGTTGTGATTGCGGGCGGTGCGATGGCAGGAGCCACTTTGGCTTTGGCGATTGCCCATTTGAGTGGGAATAGATTGCGTGTGGCGGTGGTTGAGCCTCATGCGGTAGAGACGCAATCCCACCCCGGCTTTGATTCGCGCTCGATTGCGCTCTCATTCGGTACCGTTACCTTATTGAAACGTTTTGCCCTTTGGGACGAGATGTTGCCTTTCGCCACACCGATCCGCCATATTCACGTTTCTGACCGTTCGCATGCAGGCATGACGGACATTGGCGTGCAAGAAGTGGGGGAGGAGGCGTTAGGCTATGTGGTGGAGCTGGCCGACGTTGGGCGATTTTATCAGCAGCGGCTACAACATCATCCGTCGATTGACGTTTATCTGCCTGATGCCGTTATTGATGTGCAGCGTGACTCGCAACAAGTTCACTTGACGTTGCAAAGTGGCCAATCGTTGACCTCGCGTTTGTTGGTCGCCGCTGATGGGGCCGTCTCGTCTTGCTGTGAGCAACTTGGCCTCGCCTTGCAAAAGCACGATTTCCAGCAAACCGCGATCATTGCCAATATTGTTACTCAGGAGTTGCATCTCGGTCGGGCGTTTGAGCGCTTTACTGAACATGGCCCGCTGGCGCTACTGCCGATGTCTGACAATCGCATGTCATTAGTCTGGTGCTTGCCTCCGCAAGAGGCGGCGCGAGTCATGGCGTTGCCTGACAGCGAGTTTCTCGGCCAGTTGCAACAGGCGTTTGGCTGGCGTTTAGGCGCATTCAAACGAGTGGGGCAACGTGCGAGCTATCCATTGGTATTGCACCATCGAACGCAAAACATTTCCCACCGCTTTGCCGTGGTGGGCAACGCTGCGCAAACCTTGCATCCAATCGCAGGGCAAGGGTTTAATTTGGGTATTCGTGATGTCGCCAGCTTGGCTGAAGAAATTGTCAGTTCAGAGCAAGATGTTGGTGATTACCCAACGCTGATGCGCTTCAAGCAAAGACGCGCAGCAGACCGCCGTAATACGATTCAAATGACAAGTGCCTTAGTGCATGTTTTTTCCAATGATTACCTTAGCTTGCGCCTCGGGCGTAATCTTGGCTTAGGGTTGATGGACAATCTTTCGCTGTTAAAACAACCTTTACTTCGCCAGACTTTAGGGCTGGTGAGCCGATAA
- the serA gene encoding phosphoglycerate dehydrogenase, with protein sequence MAKVSLEKDKIKILLLEGLHPSSVEVLQSAGYTNIEYHKGSLSEEKLIEAVKDAHFIGIRSRTNLTADVINAAQKLVAIGCFCIGTNQVDLNAAAKRGIPVFNAPFSNTRSVAELVLGQILLLLRGIPEKNALAHRGIWKKSADHSYEARGKRLGIIGYGHIGTQLGIIAENLGMRVYFYDIENKLSLGNATQVHTMSELLNKCDVISLHVPETPDTKDMMGAEEFARMKPGSIFINAARGTVVDIEALCHALESGHLAGAAIDVFPVEPATNADPFESPLQKFDNVILTPHVGGSTQEAQENIGVEVAGKLAKYSDNGSTLSSVNFPEVSLPEHRSCSRLLHIHQNRPGILTQINTIFAKEGINIAGQYLQTSADIGYVVIDVETERSEEALVKLKEIEGTIRARILH encoded by the coding sequence ATGGCCAAAGTTTCACTGGAAAAAGACAAAATTAAGATCTTACTTCTTGAAGGCCTTCACCCATCTTCGGTAGAAGTACTGCAATCCGCTGGTTATACCAATATCGAGTACCACAAAGGTTCTCTTTCAGAAGAAAAACTTATCGAAGCGGTTAAAGATGCGCACTTCATCGGCATTCGTTCCCGCACTAACCTGACCGCAGACGTGATCAATGCAGCACAAAAGCTGGTTGCGATTGGTTGTTTCTGTATCGGTACTAACCAGGTAGACCTTAATGCAGCGGCCAAACGTGGTATTCCAGTGTTCAACGCGCCGTTCTCCAATACCCGCAGCGTAGCGGAACTTGTCCTTGGGCAAATTCTCCTGTTACTGCGTGGTATTCCTGAGAAAAATGCGCTCGCACATCGTGGTATTTGGAAAAAAAGTGCGGACCATTCCTATGAAGCGCGTGGTAAACGCCTAGGCATTATCGGCTACGGCCACATTGGCACTCAGTTGGGCATTATTGCTGAAAACTTAGGGATGCGTGTTTACTTCTACGATATTGAAAACAAGCTTTCGCTAGGTAACGCGACGCAAGTGCACACTATGAGCGAGCTGCTTAACAAGTGTGATGTGATTTCGCTTCACGTACCTGAAACCCCAGATACCAAAGATATGATGGGAGCGGAAGAGTTCGCGCGCATGAAGCCTGGCTCTATTTTCATCAACGCCGCACGCGGTACTGTGGTGGACATTGAAGCGCTCTGCCACGCCTTGGAATCAGGCCATTTGGCGGGCGCGGCTATCGATGTATTCCCAGTGGAGCCAGCAACCAACGCCGATCCTTTTGAGTCGCCATTGCAAAAATTCGACAACGTCATCCTCACCCCGCACGTCGGCGGTTCGACGCAGGAAGCGCAGGAAAACATCGGCGTTGAAGTGGCAGGCAAACTGGCTAAGTACTCTGACAACGGCTCAACGCTATCTAGTGTGAACTTCCCTGAGGTTTCTCTGCCAGAGCATCGCAGTTGTTCACGTCTGCTGCACATCCACCAAAACCGTCCGGGTATTCTGACGCAAATCAACACTATTTTTGCCAAAGAAGGGATCAACATCGCGGGTCAGTATCTACAGACCTCGGCTGATATCGGTTATGTGGTGATTGACGTTGAAACAGAACGCTCTGAAGAAGCACTGGTGAAACTAAAAGAGATTGAAGGCACGATCCGTGCGCGCATTCTGCACTAA
- a CDS encoding oxidative stress defense protein, protein MKRFSPYLLVSALISSSPALANTLNFAHLSTTGYGEVVAIPDSAVFSVKVVESSMTAESAKQSVDSTVDAFLTSLNKAGIGKESIRSSNLYLAPQYHYPNNAKPELIGYRASRSVTVQVDDLSALNNYLDLALNAGINQIDSVELKVSNEAEYQQQARLEAINDARQKASSLAKGFGKNLGEIWQINYNQPNVQPVLMRSMAMDAKAESNSYQDSSLIIRDQVDVIYQLAE, encoded by the coding sequence ATGAAACGGTTCTCTCCCTACCTACTTGTGAGTGCGCTAATCTCCAGCTCGCCAGCCTTGGCTAATACACTGAATTTTGCCCACCTCTCGACGACGGGCTATGGTGAAGTAGTTGCGATTCCCGACAGTGCTGTGTTTTCTGTCAAAGTGGTGGAATCTAGCATGACCGCGGAGTCGGCCAAGCAGTCGGTTGATAGTACGGTCGATGCTTTCCTCACTAGTCTCAACAAAGCTGGCATCGGTAAAGAGAGTATTCGCAGTTCCAATCTCTATCTTGCTCCGCAGTATCACTATCCAAACAATGCTAAGCCTGAACTCATTGGCTATCGCGCTTCACGCAGCGTCACGGTGCAAGTCGACGACCTTTCGGCACTCAACAACTATTTAGATCTGGCGCTGAATGCGGGGATCAATCAGATCGACAGCGTCGAGCTTAAAGTCAGCAATGAAGCAGAATATCAGCAACAAGCGCGCTTAGAAGCGATTAATGATGCGCGGCAAAAAGCCAGTTCACTGGCGAAAGGTTTCGGTAAAAATTTGGGCGAAATCTGGCAGATTAACTACAACCAACCCAATGTGCAGCCAGTGCTGATGCGCTCTATGGCGATGGATGCAAAAGCGGAGTCAAACAGTTATCAGGACTCCAGTTTGATCATTCGTGATCAGGTGGATGTGATCTATCAGCTCGCGGAATAA